A region from the Tigriopus californicus strain San Diego chromosome 9, Tcal_SD_v2.1, whole genome shotgun sequence genome encodes:
- the LOC131886025 gene encoding speckle-type POZ protein-like (The sequence of the model RefSeq protein was modified relative to this genomic sequence to represent the inferred CDS: added 55 bases not found in genome assembly) → MDEKIQSLDWKVDSISSLPHIVRSPVYSLQITYVHRVHCRLILDYHSPAWFLHLEILGKFSGQITLCASLQCNDFRQTRTRKTFKFGPENRQCTLMQVQLKQFIDQVIHNPAIFIKLNVFGEPSCSPTFPSAVDRILSPSLAHDMWQAFENGTGANLTLVCLNEEEELEHIDVQRGILEAASPVFQAMFKHEGFLEKQSGSVKIREIHPEVLKSVLRYLYTGILSNDTNVPIQEVLIAADRFQVEHLKILCEEKLCRNLDHEKVLDLAFLAQDYHAKYALDYAIQGIIHNFPHVIQEAKWKVLTKKYPELLWHIHQGLAAKLLDIEKNEQFTY, encoded by the exons ATGGATGAAAAGATCCAAAGCCTAGATTGGAAAGTGGACAGTATTAGTTCACTGCCGCATATTGTTCGGTCACCGGTCTATTCTCTTCAAATCACATATGTTCACCGAGTGCATTGTCGTTTGATCCTCGACTATCACTCGCCAGCGTGGTTTCTTCATCTGGAAATCCTCGGTAAATTCTCGGGTCAAATCACCCTTTGTGCCTCTTTGCAATGTAATGATTTTCGACAAACTCGGACCCGAAAGAC CAATTCATTGACCAAGTCATCCACAATCCAGCCATCTTCATCAAACTCAATGTGTTTGGTGAGCCTTCGTGTTCACCCACGTTTCCATCAGCAGTGGATCGAATTTTAAGTCCTAGCTTGGCACATGACATGTGGCAAGCATTTGAGAATGGGACAGGTGCAAATTTGACGCTCGTGTGCCTTAATGAGGAGGAAGAATTGGAGCACATTGATGTCCAACGAGGGATTTTGGAGGCTGCCAGTCCCGTCTTTCAGGCCATGTTTAAGCACGAAGGCTTCTTGGAGAAGCAAAGTGGATCCGTTAAAATTCGAGAGATCCATCCGGAAGTGCTAAAAAGTGTTTTGCGCTATCTATATACGGGCATACTTTCCAATGATACCAACGTTCCGATCCAAGAGGTCTTGATTGCAGCGGATCGGTTTCAGGTCGAGCATTTGAAAATCTTGTGCGAGGAGAAGCTTTGCCGAAATTTAGACCATGAAAAAGTTCTAGATTTGGCCTTCTTGGCCCAGGATTACCACGCCAAATATGCTTTGGATTATGCCATCCAAGGGATCATCCATAATTTTCCTCATGTCATTCAAGAAGCGAAGTGGAAAGTTTTAACAAAGAAGTATCCAGAATTATTGTGGCACATTCACCAAGGATTGGCTGCAAAGTTATTGgacatagaaaaaaatgagcaattcaCCTACTAG